In Candidatus Cloacimonadota bacterium, the DNA window AGATGTCAGGTTTGACTGGTGGTATTAAAATTCCAGGATTAAGTTTATGAAGTTTGAAGGAAATTTAGATAAATTAAAGGACGGATTTAAACAGCTTCCAGGAATAGGGGAAAAGACTGCAGAAAGACTCGCTTTCCATCTTATAAGTGGGGATAAACAATCCGCATTAGATCTTGCAAACTTAATTAAAGAGTCTATTAACTCTATTAAAAGATGTGAAATTTGCAATATGCTTTCTGAGGAAAGTCCTTGCTCCTTTTGTAAAGATGAAACACGATTAAAAAATGTTTTATGCATCGTTGAAAAAACTCAGGATGTTTATTTAATTGAAAATACAAGCGAATATAAAGGCAGATATTTTGTCCTTGGAAATTTAATTTCTCCCCTTAATGGAATAGGACCAAAGCAAATTAATTTCCCGAAATTACAAAAGATAATAAGTCAAGGTGATATTACTGAATTGATTTTAGCACTTAATCCAAGCAGTAATGGTGAAACTACAATGTCATTCATCACATCAGAACTTAATGGCAAGAACCTAAAAATCACCAGATTAGCAACAGGACTTCCTATTGGTGGAGATATTGAGTTTATCAGCTCAAAAACCTTAGCAAGCGCAATTAAAAATAGAAATGAAATAAAATAGAAATTACTATTTTGAATTTAACGACAGAATGGAGATTATGTTATGGCATCAACAGCAGATTTCCGAAATGGAATGATAATTAATTTCAAAAACGATTTATATGAAATTGTAGAATTCTTACATGTAAAACCAGGGAAAGGTGGAGCATTTGTAAGAACAAAACTCAAAAATGTCAAAACTGGAGCTGTGATTGATAATACATTTCGTGCAGGAGAAAAAATGGAAGAAATCCGTCTTGAAAAGCATAAGATGGAATATCTTTATTTTGATGGAAGTAATTATGTCATTATGAATCCTGTTACATACGAGCAAATTGAGATAGCAGAAGATTTCTTGGGAGATAAAAAGTTGTATTTTAAAGAAAATATAGAAATTGCTGTTTTAACAATTGGTGATGAGATAATCAGTGTTGAATTACCTACTACTGTAAACCTGAAAGTAACTGAATGTGAACCAGGAGTAAAGGGTGATACGGTTTCGAGGTCTACAAAAGGTGCATTATTGGAAACAGGTTTGAAAGTTAATGTTCCAATGTTTGTAAATCAAGGGGATGTTGTAAAAATAGATACTCGTACAGGAGAATACATAGAGAGGGTTAAGTAATTATTATGAATTCAGTTCTTGAACCAAAATATTGTATCAAATGCGGAAGCCTTCTAAAAGATAAAAAAGAAGGAGACATAACAAGAAAATGGTGTCCTGATTGTGGATGGACATATTATGAGAATCCTGTTCCTGCTTCTGCTTGCGTTGTCCTGAATGAGAAGAATGAGATTTTGCTTATAAAAAGAAAAGTTGAACCTTCTGCCGGCAAATGGGCGCTTCCAAGTGGTTATGTTGAGATTAATCAGAATCCTGCAGAATGCTCTGTTGCAGAATTAGAAGAAGAAACTGGATTAAAAGGCAAAATCAAAAAATCATTGGGATATTTTGTGCAAGAATCTCCCATTTGTAAAAGAGTTATCTCTTTTGGATTTTATTTAGAAAAAATAGGTGGAAAACTAAAGCCAGGTGATGATGCTCTTGAGGCAAAATTTTTTACTGTCTCAAAAATGCCGTATTTACCATTTTCTTCTCATAGAAGGTTTATTGAGATAATCAAAAAGGAAGAAGGAATCTTATGAAAGAAAAGAAAGATATTAAAGAAAATCTAAATATAGATAAAAATGAAAGTAAAAAAATTTACGATTTGCTTAGAAAGCGAGTTAGAAAATCTGCTACTAATTATGTTGGTAAAAGGTATATAAAATTTATAGAATATGTTCTGCTTATTCCAGATTTTTTTATGCTCTTATGGAGATTGATGCTTGATAAAGAAATAGGAAAAGAGAAAAAATTATTTATTGGAGCTATCACTGCTTATGTACTCCTTCCTATTGATTTGATTCCTGATTTTATACCAGTAATTGGTTTTGTGGATGATTTGGTTCTAATTGCGATTGGCTTGAACACCATTTTTGTAAAAACAGATAAAAAGATTTTACAAAAGCATTGGAGTGGTGAAGGAGATATTTTAGAAAGGATTCAATCAATTATAAAACTTGGGAATGATATTTTGTCAAACAGAATAATTGGTAAGATAACTCGTTGGGTGAACAAAAGAGCGGGAATAAAGTAGCAGTTAGCAGAAGCAGCGGCAGTAAAGAACGAGGTAAAAAATGTTAGGGGGCTTTGAGGATTTAAAGGTTTACCCCGTTGGATACTAAATTGCATTTTAACCCATATTTATAGTAAAGAATTCTATATCCAACGGGGTAAACCAAATGGCTTATGAGTTAGCTATGGAAATTTTTAATATATCAAAATCATTCCCAAAAGAAGAAATTTATGCCTTAACTGACCAAATCCGGCGTTCTTCACGTTCAGTTTGTTCGAATATAGTAGAAGCTTATCGCAAAAGACGTTATCCAAAGTATTTTACTTCAAAAATTACAGATGCAGATGGAGAAGCCAGTGAGACTATAGTCTGGATAAATTTTGCAAAAGACTGTAGTTATATTTCTAAAGGTATTTATCAAACTTTAACTAGAAGATATGGTGAAGTTGGAAAAATGTTAGGTAGCATGGCTAATCATCCTGAGCGGTTCATCCCCGATAAATAAATACAGCTGCCCCCCTTCTAACTGCTACTGCTAACTGCTACTGCTACTTCCATTTAATCAGTAACTTACGCTAAAGGGGAAACATTATCTTATCTTATTAATGTGTTAATAGTGAAATCTATGAAATTAGTTCTTGCAACTAAAAACAAAGACAAAATACAAGAGATAAAATCCCTTTTACAAGATTTAAACATAGACATTTTAACATTCAAAGATTTTGACTCTTTTCCTGATACAATTGAAGATAAGCTAACATTAGAAGGTAATGCGGGGAAAAAAGCTCAAGCAATTTGGCAAAATTTCAAACTCCCTGTTTTGGCTGACGATACAGGTTTATTCGTTGATGCTTTAAATGGCAAACCAGGTGTATATAGCTCCAGATTTGCTGGCGAGAATGCAACATACGAACAAAATAGAGAAAAACTCCTCTATATGTTAAAGGATATCCCAAAAGAAAAACGAACAGCAACCTTTAAAACAGTTATTGTTTTTGTTGACAAAAAAGGTAGCAAATTCGTAGTTAATGGTGAATGCAAAGGTTATATTGGATTTGAAGAAAGAGGCAAAAATGGCTTCGGTTATGATTCTATTTTTTATTATGATAATGTAAATAAAAGTTTTGCAGAACTCTCCTCAGAGGAGAAGAATAAAGTCAGTCATAGAGGTATTGCTCTCAGAAAAATAAGAAGTATAATTGAGGAAAATATTAAGAATATATAAACCACCAAATTATACTAAATAACAAAAAAAATTAAGTTAGAATGAGGAGAAAGGAACAATGAAAAAAATAATTATATTATCCAAGTTGTTACTAATTGCTATCATCCTATTTTCTTTCAGTCTTGCAATAGCAGAGATAATCAATGTACCTAATGACCAGCCGACAATACAAGATGGAATTGATATTGCAGATAATTGCGATACAGTTTTAGTTCAACCTGGCACCTATGTAGAAAACATTAATTATAACGGGAAGAACATCACAGTTGGCTCATTATTCCTAACAACCCAGGATACAATCTATATTTCACAAACCATTATTGATGGTAACGAGGATGGACATGTGGTAGAATTTAGCGGTGGGGAGGATTCAACAGCAATTTTAGCCGGTTTTATAATTACAAATGGATTTGCTTTAAGAGGTGGTGGGATTTTATGTATACTTTCTTCCAGTCCAAGTTTAACAAATGTAGCTATTATTGAAAATACTGCTGTACAACATGGTGGTGGGATTTACTGTATTTGTAGTTCTAGCCCAAGTTTAAATAATGTTATAATAGGTGGCAATACTGCTGTTAACGGTAATGGTGGTGGAGTTTTCTGTTGGGATAATTCTAATCCTATTTTAGGTGATGTTACTATAAGTGGAAATACTGCTGATTGGTATGGTAGTGGTTTTTACTGTAGTGAGTCAAATCCAATTTTAATCGATGTTACTATCATTGGAAATGCAGGTTATAGTGGTGGAATTTGCTGCTTTTCAAATTCCAATCTCAGTTTAACCAACGTTACCATTATAGGAAATGCTGGTTTATATGGTGGTGGCGTTATTTGTGATAATAATTCCAGTCCGAGTTTTACAAATGTTACGATCAGTGAAAATGCTGCAGAATATGATGGTGGTGGGATTTTCTGTTGGGATAATTCCAGTCCCATATTGAGCAATGTTACAATCAGTAAAAATACTGCTGAATATGATGGTGGTGGTATCTACTGTAGAGATTCAAGTCCGATGTTAACCAATGTCACAGTCAGTGGTAATACTGCTTATTATGGGGGTGGGCTCTACTGTGTTAATTCATCTCCCAGTTTAGTAAATTGTATTCTATGGAATGATACTCCCCAAGAAATCTATGTATATTCTGGAAATGTTTTTTCAACTTATTCAGATATTCAAGGTGGCTGGACTGGTGAAGGCAACATAGACGCAGACCCATTATTTGCTGACCCGGAAAATGGAGATTTCCATTTAACATGGGCGAACTTTCCAATACAAGATTCTACTATGTCTCCTTGTATAGATGCTGGTAATCCTGATACAACTGGGCTTAATCTACCACCCTTTGATTTAGATGGAAATCCAAGAATAGTGAATGAAATAATAGATATGGGTGCTTATGAATGGCAAAAGCAAGTTGGAGTAGATGGGTTTGATGAATCTTCAATAGCTACTGGATTATTCCAGAACTATCCTAATCCATTTAGTACTTCGACAACTATTTCATTTAATCTAGCCACGAGGTTACACAAATTCCCCCCATTAGATAGCAAGCATCTAACGGGGCAGGCACGAATAAAGATCTATAATGTAAAAGGACAATTAATTAAGCAATTGTTCCCGATTGCTATCGGGATAAATAATAAATCGTCAATCGAATGGGATGGAAAAGATGAGAATGGTAATCCATTAAGTTCAGGAATTTATTTCTATAAATTGGAAGTTGGAGATAAAATTATTGACATTAAGAAGTGCCTTTTGTTGAAATAGTTGTGAAATGTTAAATAAGAGATATAAACAACATCATAAAAATGAAAATATTTAGTGTCTGTCCGTAAGGTCATTGTTTGTAGAACGACCTTTCCGTCTGGGCGCCGAGACTGACCAAGGTCGTTAATGTAAATAGGCTTTTCATGCCAAAGGCAGATTCCACGGAAAATGTGCCTTAAGAAAACGAGCTTAGAACCTCGTTCTACATTTACGGACAGACACTATTTAATAAGAATTATAGATTTTTGTGAAATTTTATGGCAAAGTTGATTCATTGGAGGTAAAATGCTTAATCAACAGATATTCCGCGAATATGATATCAGGGGAGTGGTTGATAAGGACTTAACAGATATTGTTGTCGAAGACATTGCTTTGAGTTTTGGTACTTATATTCGAAACAAGGATTTAAAGAGCATTGCCCTTGGTAGTGATTGCCGTTTAAGTTCTGATAGATTTCGCCAGATATTCTCTAATGCATTGCTAAAAACCGGCTGTGATGTGGTTGATGTAGGCACTGTACCAACTCCTGTTCTCTACTTTGCAATTGAACATCTAAAAACTGATGGTGGAGTAATGATTACTGGAAGTCATAATCCGCCAGAGTTCAATGGATTCAAACTTTGTGTTGGAACTTTCTCAATTTACGGAAAAGAGATACAAAAAATAAGAGAAATTATTGAAGATGGAGTATATATTGCTGGAAATGGAAAATGTAAACAATATAAAAAAGTAATTCAAGATTATCAGAATTATTTAGTTAATAATTTGAATTTGAAAAGAAAATTGAAGGTTGTGGTAGACTCTGGAAATGCCACGGCAGGTCCAGTTGCTCCGAAACTATTTGAAAGATTGGGATGTGAAGTTATATCTTTATATGAAGACATGGATGGAAATTTTCCCAATCATCACCCTGACCCCACTATTCCTGAATATTTGGAAGACCTGATTTTAACCGTGAAGTCTAAAAATGCCGATACAGGTATAGCATTTGATGGCGACGCTGACCGTATTGGTGTAGTTGATGAAAATGGTAATATTATCTGGGGAGACCAATTATTGATGATATTTGCCAGAGATGTTTTGGAAACAAATTCCGGGTCAATAATTATTTCTGAAGTTAAATCATCTAAGAATCTATATGATGATATTAGCAAACATGATGGTATCCCAATTATGTGGAAAACAGGACATTCGCTAATCAAGCAGAAGATGAAAGAAGAAGGAGCTTTACTTGGTGGTGAGATGAGTGGTCATATGTTTTTTGCTGATAGATATTTCGGATTTGATGATGCAATCTATGCAGCAGGTAGGCTTATGGAAATACTTTCTAAATCTGATTCAAAACTAAGTGAATTACTTGCAGATGTTCCTGAAACATATAATACTCCAGAAATTAGAATTGATTGTCCTGATGAGATAAAATTTGAAGTTGTGGAACAAGTAAAAAGTTATTTCTCAAAAAAGAATTATGATATAAACGATATTGATGGAATGCGTATAACTTTTGATGATGGCTGGGCACTCGTGCGTGCATCAAATACTCAACCGGCTTTGGTCTTAAGATTTGAGAGCACCTCCCAGGAAAGATTAAATGAAATTCAAAAAATGATTACTGAAAAAGTGCAGGAGTTTATTAAATAGAAATCAACAATAGCGTTTGTTACTTTTATTATAAACGATGAATCCTAAAACAGGAAAATAAGTAAAAGGTGATTATTCTTATTTAGGGTTATAAGAATAAATCTTGATATTTAAAATACTATTCTACAATCTATAAAAGGTTGTTCAAAACAACCAATCCAAGTGAAATAGAAAAACAGATTTCACGGGACAGGAATAATAACTAAAAACTTGGAGGATAACATGAAGAGACAAAATTTAAATGCTAATTTATCTGAGACATACAAGCAATTTGGTATGTTAAAATGGAAAATTCTATATTTATTCTTGGTTGCCTTATTATTATCAACACAGCTTTTTGCAGAAAATTGGATGCAACTTTATCCAGAAATTGATGGTCCAGTTGCTGATATGGAATTTTCAGAAATCCCTGGTATTTCTGAATATGGTTTGATTTTTGCTATTGCTGATAGCGGTGGAGGATTAGGATATTTTGATAGTCCTGGAAACTTTAGTATCTTTAATATTGCGACAAATCTGGGAGCAGTTTCTGTTGCACCTGATAATGCAAACAACCGTATTTTCTGTGCTTTTGGCTGTGGAAGTTATAGTGATGGACTCTATGAATTTGATGTTGCTACACATCAATTTGAACTAATAGAATGGGCTTTTAATCCAAATTTTGTAGAAAAACTTGCATCAGGATATTACTTTGGCTTTGGATGGGATTGGTTCGGAGGATTGTTTCATTCTGTTGATGGAGATAACTGGGCAAGCATTGATTATTTTAACAATAAAGTGGTAAGAGATATTGAAGAGACAAGTGATGGCACTCTCTTTGTTGCAGCGGGAAATGAAATTTGTATTGCAAACGATACTACTTTTAGCTCATTTGATACTGATTTGCCAGTAAATGATATTTATGTTTGCCATTACCCAACAGAAGAGGTTTTTATTGCTTGTGGAGATGGCACTGATTCTGATGGAATTTATAAAGTAGAATATGAAGATGGAGAGATTACAGGGCTTACTTTGATAAACTGGGCAATTTATCCGAATGAAATTTATGAGTATACAGATTGGCTTGTAGTTGGATGTTTAAATTCAGAGGGTCTCTGGCTTGTAGAACCAGTAGAAATGGGTGAAATACATCAAATAGGCACAGAACTTGATTTTGAGGATGTTTACTGTTTTGAAACATATCCGATATATTGTCACAACATTATGGTTGGCACTGACAATGGAGTTTATTTAGGAACAAATTTGGAACCTGGTCCTTGTAATATTTCTGTATTTGAAGCACATTGGAATAGTTCGGATAATGTGTCAATTATTCATTGGCGAACTGAATCTGAAACAGATGTTATTGGTTTTTATATCTATCGTAATGATGAGCCTGATTTTAGCACAGCAGAACTAATTTCTGGTTTAATCCCCGGTCATGGCACTACAACAGAACCCCATGATTATTATTTTATAGATGTTGGCATAGTACCATATCCAATGGATGAATATTGGTATTGGCTGGAAAGTGTAGATTTTGGTGGAGAATTCCATATTTATGGACCAACCAATTTACTCATTCCAAATTGTGTCCTTTCTATTTTTGTTGCACAATATTTAGATAATACTCCAACTCTTTATTGGATAACACAATCAGAGACAGATAATTTAGGCTGGAATATTTATCGTTCAATAAATGATGGTTTGTTTGCCAGTGCAGAGATGATAAATATTGGGTTGATTCCTGGCTATGGCACAACAACTGAACCACATAGTTATATTTATGAAGATCCGGATTTGGAAGCCAATTCAGGAGATATTATTTGGTATTGGCTGGAGAGTATAGATTTTGGTGGAGTATCTTATATTTATTATCCACCTGCAAGTCTGGTCATTCCGGAGATTGGTATTGATGAGAGACCTGCACACTCATCAGGTGTTGTATTATATCAGAATTTTCCCAATCCGTTTAGTCCCCGATTTAATCGGGGATCAACCATGATTTCTTTCAATTTAGCCACAAAATCACACAAAAAAGCACTAATAAAAATTTACAATGTCAAAGGACAGATTGTAAAACAATTGTCAATAGTCAATTGTCAATCGTCAATTGAATGGGATGGAAAAGATGAAAATGGCAAACTACTTTCTAATGGAATTTATTTCTACAGATTGACAGTTGACGATAAGATTATTGATACAAAAAAATGTGTGATTTTGAGATAATATTTTGGAGTGTGAAAAATATTGCGAGAATATAAATATTCTCGCTTTACCCCGTATGATAATAAGTAGATTAGAATAAGTTTTACTTGTAATTTATAATGTATCTTACGGGGTAAATCAATAAAAGAATGCTAAAGCATCCTATTTGAAATATCATTTAAAATCATTAATGATGCTTTCCTTGATTTAGTGTGATAGTTTACTTCAACTAATTTAGAAAGGATAAAAATCCTTATGATTCAAATAGAGAACCTATGTAAGACTTATATCAATAAGAAAAAAGGTGTTACAACAAAAAAAGAAGCTGTAATAAATCTCAATTTTGAATGTAAACCCGGAAAAATATTTGGCTTACTCGGACCAAATGGAGCAGGTAAGACAACAACTCTGCGTTGTATTTCTACACTTATTAAGCCAACTTCTGGCTTAATTAAAGTTAATGGATATGATATTCTTAAGGACGAAAAAAAGGTTCGTGCAATTATCGGATTTCTTACAAGTGATATGAAGTTAGATGGTTATTTCACACCAAATTATATGCTGGATTATTTTGGAAAACTAAACAAAATGAGTTCAGAAAATATCAAACAGAGAAAAGAGGGATTATTTTCAGAATTAGAAATGGAAGATTTCATTGATATTAAGATTGATAAACTGTCTTCAGGAATGAAACAGAAAACCTCACTTGCAATCAGTCTTATTCATAACCCTGACATAATTGTGTTTGATGAGCCAACGAGTGGACTGGATGTTATTACTGCAAAAAATGTTACGGATTTTTTACGCAAATCTGCTAATGAAGATAAGACAGTTATTATCTCTACACATATTATGAGTGTGGCAGAAAAACTTTGTGACGAGATAGGCATCTTAATTGAAGGTGAATTAAAAGAACTTGGAACCCTTTCTGAAATCCTTTCAAAAAATAAAGCAGATAATTTAGAAGATGTATTTTTTAAGCATCTAGGAGTTGAAAATGTTTAGAGATTCTTTAATAATAATGAACAAAGAATTAAAGAGACTTTTTACAGATAGAAAAATGATATTTCTTCTCGTATTAGTCCCTTTACTTATATTACCTGTAATGTATTCTGTTATGGGTTATATGGAAAAAGTAAGACACAAAGATATAAGTGAATACGAAGCAGACATTTTTGTTTATCCGGGTGAACAAAATGAAACATCTGTATTTGATAGATTCCATAATGAACTTAAAGAATTCAATGCTAAGTTGAATATAATTCCTGAACAGCAAATTGATATATCAAAAGATTTAATAACAGAAAAAGAGTCGGAATTACTGATAGTATTTCCAGATAACATACAGAAAAGATTTGGAGATATGGCTCCATTTGATATTCAATTATATTATAATGCAAGTTCTGATTATTCCTCTCATATATATTATAAAACAAGGAATTCGTTTGATGCAATTGGTGATACTCTTATTGTTGAGAGATTGGAAAGAATGAAACTACCTACTGAGATTCTCAGTCCTTTTACAATAAATAAAACTATTACTCCAGAGGAAGCTAATCTTGCAAAGAAAGGAAGTATTGCTGGCAAATTATTAGGGATATTGCTCCCATTCTTTATTTTAATATACCTATTCTCAAATTCTTTAACTGTTGGCACAGATACAGTTGCTGGTGAGAAAGAGCGAGGAACTCTTGCTATTCTACTGGTGAATCAGGTTGATAGACTTTCTATAATAGTTGGGAAGATGCTTTCTGTGATATGTGCCGCGTTTGTCGGTGCTGTAAGTTCAGTAGCTGGACTTATTATCGGCTCTCGTTTTTTTATTTCAATGTTTGGTGGTTCAATGAAGGAAATGAAAGGTTTTGTATTACTCGCAAAAGATTATCTCCAATTTGCGATAATATTAATCCCTGTAGCGATGTTGGTAGTAGCTATTGTTATGATCTTATCAACTTATGCCAGAAATATTAAAGAAGCTCAAGGTATGATTATGCCCGTATATTTTGTTGTGATGATTATTGGAGTTTCAACTATGAGAATGAGTGAGACCCCATCTACATGGATGATTTATACTCCAATTTTTAATTCTCTTATCTCACTTAAATCAATTTTTATGCAAAATGCAATCTGGGGGAATGTATTGATTTCTGCTTTTAGCTGCCTTATCTTAGCAGGAATTTTGATTTACTATATGCTGAAAATGTTTAAGGATGAGAGGATATTGTTCAGGATTTGAGGATAAAATAAATAATAGGATGGATTTTTTATGAAATCAAAAGAAACAAAAGACACCTTAAGCAAATGTAGCTTCAATTCTGCGAAAAGGTATTCGCCAGCTGGCGAATCAAATGTTAATTAGAATTCATCAACAAAAGACCTTTTCGAGTTGTAAGGAGCTTGCGACGACGACTCTATGTGTTACTTTTAATGGTCCATTGTATGACAGTTGAAAAAATTCGTTTCACAAGAAGGAGACAAAATGGAACTAATAAAAAATATGAATGAAAGGGTCAAAAAGCTTACTATTTTTGATATAAAACTTGTTCAAGGTGCTGCAATGTGTATTATGCTTATTATAGTTAAACTAATACCTAAAATCACTACTATTAGTATCTGGTGGTTTGTAGCATTAGCAATTCTATGTGGAATAAGACCTATGTATGTATTTTATAAAAAATAGTAAACTTTTTTCAAACCATTATTAATATTCTGATATGACATTAATGTCATCTTTTGAATGATATTTTCGAAACATTAGGATTACTCACAAATAATTAAGAAGGTAAAATGAATAAAAGTATCAAAAATGTATTCTTGTTTGT includes these proteins:
- the recR gene encoding recombination mediator RecR, whose amino-acid sequence is MKFEGNLDKLKDGFKQLPGIGEKTAERLAFHLISGDKQSALDLANLIKESINSIKRCEICNMLSEESPCSFCKDETRLKNVLCIVEKTQDVYLIENTSEYKGRYFVLGNLISPLNGIGPKQINFPKLQKIISQGDITELILALNPSSNGETTMSFITSELNGKNLKITRLATGLPIGGDIEFISSKTLASAIKNRNEIK
- the efp gene encoding elongation factor P, coding for MASTADFRNGMIINFKNDLYEIVEFLHVKPGKGGAFVRTKLKNVKTGAVIDNTFRAGEKMEEIRLEKHKMEYLYFDGSNYVIMNPVTYEQIEIAEDFLGDKKLYFKENIEIAVLTIGDEIISVELPTTVNLKVTECEPGVKGDTVSRSTKGALLETGLKVNVPMFVNQGDVVKIDTRTGEYIERVK
- a CDS encoding NUDIX hydrolase translates to MNSVLEPKYCIKCGSLLKDKKEGDITRKWCPDCGWTYYENPVPASACVVLNEKNEILLIKRKVEPSAGKWALPSGYVEINQNPAECSVAELEEETGLKGKIKKSLGYFVQESPICKRVISFGFYLEKIGGKLKPGDDALEAKFFTVSKMPYLPFSSHRRFIEIIKKEEGIL
- a CDS encoding YkvA family protein, which encodes MKEKKDIKENLNIDKNESKKIYDLLRKRVRKSATNYVGKRYIKFIEYVLLIPDFFMLLWRLMLDKEIGKEKKLFIGAITAYVLLPIDLIPDFIPVIGFVDDLVLIAIGLNTIFVKTDKKILQKHWSGEGDILERIQSIIKLGNDILSNRIIGKITRWVNKRAGIK
- a CDS encoding four helix bundle protein, whose protein sequence is MAYELAMEIFNISKSFPKEEIYALTDQIRRSSRSVCSNIVEAYRKRRYPKYFTSKITDADGEASETIVWINFAKDCSYISKGIYQTLTRRYGEVGKMLGSMANHPERFIPDK
- the rdgB gene encoding RdgB/HAM1 family non-canonical purine NTP pyrophosphatase — protein: MKLVLATKNKDKIQEIKSLLQDLNIDILTFKDFDSFPDTIEDKLTLEGNAGKKAQAIWQNFKLPVLADDTGLFVDALNGKPGVYSSRFAGENATYEQNREKLLYMLKDIPKEKRTATFKTVIVFVDKKGSKFVVNGECKGYIGFEERGKNGFGYDSIFYYDNVNKSFAELSSEEKNKVSHRGIALRKIRSIIEENIKNI
- a CDS encoding choice-of-anchor Q domain-containing protein gives rise to the protein MKKIIILSKLLLIAIILFSFSLAIAEIINVPNDQPTIQDGIDIADNCDTVLVQPGTYVENINYNGKNITVGSLFLTTQDTIYISQTIIDGNEDGHVVEFSGGEDSTAILAGFIITNGFALRGGGILCILSSSPSLTNVAIIENTAVQHGGGIYCICSSSPSLNNVIIGGNTAVNGNGGGVFCWDNSNPILGDVTISGNTADWYGSGFYCSESNPILIDVTIIGNAGYSGGICCFSNSNLSLTNVTIIGNAGLYGGGVICDNNSSPSFTNVTISENAAEYDGGGIFCWDNSSPILSNVTISKNTAEYDGGGIYCRDSSPMLTNVTVSGNTAYYGGGLYCVNSSPSLVNCILWNDTPQEIYVYSGNVFSTYSDIQGGWTGEGNIDADPLFADPENGDFHLTWANFPIQDSTMSPCIDAGNPDTTGLNLPPFDLDGNPRIVNEIIDMGAYEWQKQVGVDGFDESSIATGLFQNYPNPFSTSTTISFNLATRLHKFPPLDSKHLTGQARIKIYNVKGQLIKQLFPIAIGINNKSSIEWDGKDENGNPLSSGIYFYKLEVGDKIIDIKKCLLLK
- a CDS encoding phosphomannomutase/phosphoglucomutase — translated: MLNQQIFREYDIRGVVDKDLTDIVVEDIALSFGTYIRNKDLKSIALGSDCRLSSDRFRQIFSNALLKTGCDVVDVGTVPTPVLYFAIEHLKTDGGVMITGSHNPPEFNGFKLCVGTFSIYGKEIQKIREIIEDGVYIAGNGKCKQYKKVIQDYQNYLVNNLNLKRKLKVVVDSGNATAGPVAPKLFERLGCEVISLYEDMDGNFPNHHPDPTIPEYLEDLILTVKSKNADTGIAFDGDADRIGVVDENGNIIWGDQLLMIFARDVLETNSGSIIISEVKSSKNLYDDISKHDGIPIMWKTGHSLIKQKMKEEGALLGGEMSGHMFFADRYFGFDDAIYAAGRLMEILSKSDSKLSELLADVPETYNTPEIRIDCPDEIKFEVVEQVKSYFSKKNYDINDIDGMRITFDDGWALVRASNTQPALVLRFESTSQERLNEIQKMITEKVQEFIK
- a CDS encoding FlgD immunoglobulin-like domain containing protein, yielding MKRQNLNANLSETYKQFGMLKWKILYLFLVALLLSTQLFAENWMQLYPEIDGPVADMEFSEIPGISEYGLIFAIADSGGGLGYFDSPGNFSIFNIATNLGAVSVAPDNANNRIFCAFGCGSYSDGLYEFDVATHQFELIEWAFNPNFVEKLASGYYFGFGWDWFGGLFHSVDGDNWASIDYFNNKVVRDIEETSDGTLFVAAGNEICIANDTTFSSFDTDLPVNDIYVCHYPTEEVFIACGDGTDSDGIYKVEYEDGEITGLTLINWAIYPNEIYEYTDWLVVGCLNSEGLWLVEPVEMGEIHQIGTELDFEDVYCFETYPIYCHNIMVGTDNGVYLGTNLEPGPCNISVFEAHWNSSDNVSIIHWRTESETDVIGFYIYRNDEPDFSTAELISGLIPGHGTTTEPHDYYFIDVGIVPYPMDEYWYWLESVDFGGEFHIYGPTNLLIPNCVLSIFVAQYLDNTPTLYWITQSETDNLGWNIYRSINDGLFASAEMINIGLIPGYGTTTEPHSYIYEDPDLEANSGDIIWYWLESIDFGGVSYIYYPPASLVIPEIGIDERPAHSSGVVLYQNFPNPFSPRFNRGSTMISFNLATKSHKKALIKIYNVKGQIVKQLSIVNCQSSIEWDGKDENGKLLSNGIYFYRLTVDDKIIDTKKCVILR
- a CDS encoding ABC transporter ATP-binding protein encodes the protein MIQIENLCKTYINKKKGVTTKKEAVINLNFECKPGKIFGLLGPNGAGKTTTLRCISTLIKPTSGLIKVNGYDILKDEKKVRAIIGFLTSDMKLDGYFTPNYMLDYFGKLNKMSSENIKQRKEGLFSELEMEDFIDIKIDKLSSGMKQKTSLAISLIHNPDIIVFDEPTSGLDVITAKNVTDFLRKSANEDKTVIISTHIMSVAEKLCDEIGILIEGELKELGTLSEILSKNKADNLEDVFFKHLGVENV
- a CDS encoding ABC transporter permease subunit, with translation MFRDSLIIMNKELKRLFTDRKMIFLLVLVPLLILPVMYSVMGYMEKVRHKDISEYEADIFVYPGEQNETSVFDRFHNELKEFNAKLNIIPEQQIDISKDLITEKESELLIVFPDNIQKRFGDMAPFDIQLYYNASSDYSSHIYYKTRNSFDAIGDTLIVERLERMKLPTEILSPFTINKTITPEEANLAKKGSIAGKLLGILLPFFILIYLFSNSLTVGTDTVAGEKERGTLAILLVNQVDRLSIIVGKMLSVICAAFVGAVSSVAGLIIGSRFFISMFGGSMKEMKGFVLLAKDYLQFAIILIPVAMLVVAIVMILSTYARNIKEAQGMIMPVYFVVMIIGVSTMRMSETPSTWMIYTPIFNSLISLKSIFMQNAIWGNVLISAFSCLILAGILIYYMLKMFKDERILFRI